GTTTGTGATGATGAACATGGCACGGCTCATGGTGGGGGCCCAGGGCCTGGCCTGCGCTTCATCCGCCTATCTGCACGCCCTGGAATATGCAAAAACAAGGATCCAGGGGCCGTTGCCGGCAGGTGGTGACAAAACATCCGTGGCCATCATCAACCACCCGGATGTCCGGCGCATGCTGCTGACCATGAAATCATACACCGAAGGCATGCGCAGCCTGTTGTGCTACATCGGGCTTTTAGAAGACGAAAAACAGATCTGTGACAATGATACGGAAAAGCAGGGATATCAAGATCTTATCGATATCCTGATCCCGGTGGGTAAAGGATATGTGACAGACCGGGCCGTGGATGTGTGCAACCTGGCCATCCAGGTGTTCGGCGGATATGGGTACACCTGTGAATATCCGGTGGAACAGATATTCCGGGATGTCCGGATCACCACCATCTATGAAGGCACCAACGGGATCCAGGCCATGGACCTGGCCGCCAGAAAACTGGGCATGAAAAACAAACGCCTGTTTGATGCGCTGCTGGCACAGATCCGCACCACCATTGCCCGGGCCCGAAAGATCCCGGACCTGGCAGATCTGGCCGAAACCCTGGATCAGGCGGTCGTAACCCTTTCAGACACGGCAGACACCCTTCTGGCCGCTTTACAAGACGACCGGGCCTTGACCGGGTTTGCCTTTGCCGGCACGTTTCTGGAGGTAACCGGAGACCTGGTCATGGCGTGGATGCTCTTGTGGCGGGCTGCCGCAGCCAAAGAAAAAACAGCAGCAGGTGCCAGTGCCAAAAATACGGATTTTTATGACGGCCAGATGTACAGCGCCCGGTTCTTTATGGCATGCCAGGTGCCGGTGACTTTGGGGAAAATGGCATCCATCCGCGCCATGTGCCCGGCCGCCGTCCAGATCCGCAACACATCATTCAGTGGAAAATAAGATAACAGATCATAACCATCATAGTTTCAGGAGGAAAAGATGTCTCAGATTTCTAAAATAGGGGTTATCGGTGCCGGGCACATGGGCAGCGGCATTGCCCAGAAGATCGCCCAGGAGGGCATGCAGGTCGTGCTGGTGGATATAAAACAGACCGCGGTGGACAACGGCATTGCCGGGATCCGGGGCCTGCTGGAAGGCGGGGTAAAGCGGGGCTTATTCACCCCGGAAAAAGTGGAAAAGATCCTGTCCCGCATCACCGGCACCACGGACATGGCGGATGTGGCAGATGCGGATATCGTCATCGAGGCCGTGTTTGAGGACAAGGCCGTCAAAACAACCCTGTTCAAGAACCTGGATGCCGTGTGCAAAGATGCCACCATTTTTGCCACCAACACCTCCAGTTTTTTTGTGCATGAATTCGCCAATCAGACCCGCCGGCCGGACCGGTTCATCGGGCTTCACTATTTTTTTCATCCCGCCAAAAACAAGCTGCTGGAGATCATTCCCCATGATACCACCAGTCAGCAGACCCTGGATGCGGCCAAAACGTTTGCCGCGCTCCACGGCAAAGTGGCCATCCAGGTGAAAGATTCCCCCGGATTTGCCGTGAACCGGTTTTTTGTACCCTCCTCCAATGAAGCGGCACGGATGCTGGGAGAGGGCATGGGCAATGTGGCCACCATCGAAGAAGCCAGCAAGCGGGCCTTTGGCATGGGCATGGGATCTTTTGAAATTTTGAACATCACGGGTATCCCCCTGGCCGTGCACGCCTCCCAGAGCCTGGGAAGCGAGCTGGGACTTTTTTACGGCACCCCGGACCGGCTGACAGAGCAGATGGAGAAAAACGAAGACTGGGATTTGACCGACGGACCGGTGGAAGAGGACAGGATCGATGCCATTGTGGACCGGTTCTACAGCGTGTGCTTAGGGGCGGCCGCCTCTCTGGTGGATGAAGGCGTGGCCACCATGGAAGATGTCAACCTGGGCGCCAAAATAGGGCTGAGATGGCGCCAGGGCCCGTTTGAGATCATGAACCGCATCGGCATCGATAAAACCTGCCGGGTGGTGGAAGACGCCGTCAAAAGATACCCTGGTTTCAAGATGCCCCAGATCCTTGTGGACCAGAAAAAAAAGGGGCAGCCCTTTGATTTCAAGCTGGTGGACCTGGAGAAAAGATCCGATATCGCCTGGATCACCATCCGCAGGCCTGATGCCATGAACGCCCTGAACGAGGCCGTGTTCCAGCAGCTGGCCCAGGCCTTTGACACAGCTGAAAATGACTCGGATGTGGAAGCCATCGTGTTCCAGGGGGCAGGCAAAACCTTTGTGGCCGGCGCAGACATCCAGTTTTTCGTGGACCGCATCAAAGCCGGCCGTATCGACCACATTGAAACCTTTACCAAAAAAGGCCATGACCTGCTCTGGAAAATTGAAAACAGCACCAAAAAAACCATTGTCCTGCTGGACGGCCTGTCTCTGGGCGGGGGCAGTGAAATGGCCCTGGCCTGCCAATATATCGTGGCCACGCCGGCCGGGTCCATGGGCCTGCCGGAAACCGGCATCGGCATTGTTCCGGGCCTGGGAGGGATGCTGCGCATGGCCCGGCGGGTGGGACCGGCCCTGGCCCGGTATTTTGTGTTCACCGGCCAGACCCTTTCCGCCCAGGATGCATTTGACTTAGGCATTGTCCACTGCATTGTGGATCCCGGTGAGATCGAAACCGCCATCCGGAAGATCACCGACATGACGGACAATACAGACAAATATGCACCCAAAAAGATCCCGGACCGGTTTGCGCCCCTGGCAGACCTGTTTGCCGACACACAACTGGACGGGTGGGACCATGCACCGGCACGGGTGAAAAAGATGCTGGACCGCAAATCCCCCAAAGCCCTGGCCATGGCCAACAAGATCATGACCGCCCAGGAGGGATTGTCCATGGATGCGGCCGTGGCCTGTGAACTGGACTGCCTCAAAGATCTGTTCTCCACAGCCGATGCCTTTGAAGGCCTGTCCGCAGCCGCATCTCACAGAAAACCTACGTTCACAGGAAAATAACCCATTTTTATACCAATCATGCCCTGAATAACCACAACAAATGATGAAAGTACAAACAGTCACCTATCGACTTAAAACTTAACACTTAACACTTAAAACTTTCATATAAAATTAAGGAACCCCACCCCATGTATACCAAGTCATATATCCCCTACAAAGGCTATTATTCCACCCCTTTCTGCAAATGGCAGGGCAGCCTGGCCAATGAAAACGCCATCACCCTGGGAGCGGCAATGTCCAGACAGTTTTTTGAACAAAAAGATCTGGATGCAAATGATCTGGACTACTGCATCTTCGGCAACACCATCGGCCAGCACCGCCAGTTTTATGCCTCCCCCTGGTCGGCGGCACTACTGGGGGCACAAGCCCTTCCCGCCATTGCCATCAGCCAGGCCTGCACCACCGGTGCCACCTGCATCAACCAGGCCGCCATGGGCATTGAGACCGGGCTGTTTGAACTGCCTTATGTGCTCACCGTGGACCGCACCTCCAACGGTCCCCACACCATCTGGCCCAATCCCAAAGGCCCCGGCGGAGAGGTGATTTCGGAAAACTGGAACATGGACAATTTCAATGCCGATCCCAACACGGGCAAAAAAATGGTGGAAACCGCTGAAAACGTGGCAAAGGAAAACGGATTCACCAAAGAGGTGTGCGACGATCTTGTGGTGCGGCGGTATGAGCAGTACCAGGCAGGTCAGGCCGACAACCGGGCGTTTCAGCGCCGGTACATGCAGCCCGTGGAGATCGCCATCTCCAAAAAGAAGACCATTATGGTGGAAGAAGATGAAGGCATCATCCCCTCCACAAAAGAGGGCCTGGCCCGCCTTAAACCCACCATCCCGGGCGGAGTTTTAAGTTTCGGGGCCCAGACCCATCCGGCGGACGGCAATGCCGGGGTGATCGTCACCACAAAAGAAAAGGCCCGGCAGCTCAGCGCCGATGACAAGGTGACCATCCAGGTGATCGCCTACGGCTTTTCCAGAGAGCGCAGAGGATTCATGCCTGCAGCCCCGGTACCCGCTACCCGCATGGCCCTGAAAAACGCAGGCCTCGCCATCAAAGACATCCGGGTCATCAAGACCCACAACCCTTTTATCGTCAATGACCTGTATTTCGCCAAACAGATGGAGATCGACCCGTTCGGATTCAATAATTTCGGATCGTCCCTGATTTTCGGCCATCCCCAGGGCCCCACGGCCACCCGCCTGATCATCGAAGGCATCGAGGAAACCGTCATGGCCGGGGGCGGGTATTTCCTGTGGACCGGGTGTGCCGCCGGCGATTGCGGGGCCGCCCTGATTTTGAAGATATCCTGATCCAATAAATTCCACATCCACAAAGACAGCAGGGCCGCCTGATTCCCATGGGCGGCCCTGCTTTGTTTCAGACCCTTTGAAGGTCAGGGCTCTTTCTGCCTAATCCGTGAATAAATGGAACAGGGCAAACCCTGAAGCGGTACCGCTGACCATATTGAAAGTGGGGTTACCATTTTAACATCTTATTTTTCTAACCCAATACGCGCAGAAACCCCTTGGTAGTAATAATGTTTAACTTCTTTCATCTCAGTAACTAGATCGGCTTTTTGGATTAAAATTTCTGTTGCACCTCTTCCGGTAATTATTAACTCAATGTTTTCAGGTTTCAAGTCAATGAGAGATAGAAGTTTTTTTTCGTCTAATACTCCACACATAACTGCCACATTAGCCTCATCCGCAATTACAACATCATGTTCATTCTTCTCGAAAACTTCACAAAGTTTTTTAAATCCAGCCATAGCATCGGCCATATCTTTTTCTGAAGGTTTGCCTCTTAAAAAAATTCCAGATCCATACTGCACGACTGTGACGTTGTTAAATTTCGACAAGGCATTTATTTCTGAATAATCTCCTTTTTTCAGGAATTGAACGATAAAAACTTTTAGTCCTGCTCCTGCTGCTCTGAGGGCTAAACCCAAGGAAGCTGTGGTTTTTCCTTTACCATCACCAGTATATACTTGAACATATCCTTTCATTGAGAACCCTTTTTTGAATTAATATTGTATATAGCGGCGGCATCCGTGCCGCAGTTAGAAGATCTTCATACTCTTTTGTCATGACATACCGAACGAGAGCGACCGTCAGATCATTAATATCGGCCTTCAATTTTTCGTGAAACTACATTTAATCAGTTGGGACAACCATCCCCAGTAATCGCGACATATCAACATACTTGTCCCGCATCTGAACTTCCTCCTTTATAAAATGGTGCATTGGAATCCCCCAGCCGTTCTGCTCGAGTACTTCGATGCCGGCGATAAAGTCCGGCAGCATTTTCGGCACAAAGCTGAAAAAAATTTCATCATCCTGGGCCATCCCAACTTGCCGGTCGCCCCGGCACGGAATGGCGATATGGCAGCTCTGTTTCTGCAAGGGTGGAACAATGGCATAAACACAGCCAGCATGTCCGCTAAGCTGGCATGTGATATCGCCGCCATCCATCCAGTTTTTCACGATCATCATCTGGCTGGCCATCATCCCGTTGATATGCATGATGACAACGTCTGGCATAAAGGTCGCCTTGTGAATGGGCGCCATGAGAAGGCCTGTTTGCCTTTCTTGCTCCAGATACGGCATGTTGTGACACCAGTTCTCCGCAGCCTCTATATCCCGGACACTGTCGGGATAGCGGTGGTAACCGGATAGGAACTTGGGAATGCGGTCGGCAAAGCCCAGTCCGATCACGGGTTCAAAGCACCAATGATCCGAAAGAAACATACCGATGGTGACTCCGCCTCGCTGCACCAGGGAAAAAGCCTGGCACAGATTCAATCGTTTGCCGATGTCTCGAGACGGAATGACCGTATCTTTGGGCAGTTCATTTTCTTCTTTGATCAGCTTGAAGGCGATCGGATGCACACGCATGCGAAGCCAGGTTTCGATCTCTTTTCCCATTTGATTGATGTCTGAAATAGAAAGCATGGGGTTCTCCTTAACTATTGTTCAAAGGTTATGAGGTTGCTTGAGCAGCATTGATTCCGGCAATTCGCCCGAAAACAATGCAATCAGGAATAGCATTGCCGCCAAGGCGGTTGGCGCCATGGATACCGCCACAGACTTCACCGGCTGCATACAATTTTGGAATGGGCTTGCCACAGATATCGATGACCTGGGCCTGAGTATCGATGCGCAGTCCGCCCATGCAATGATGGATGGCTGGCCATTGGGCAAAAGCATAATACGGCCCTTGGTCAAGCGGAACCATGGCCGGTGTAATGGGTTTCTTAAAGTCTGTGTCGGCCCCGCTTTTGATGAAATCATTATGTTTGTCAACCGTTTCTTTGAGGGCCATTGCCGGCATCCCTCCCAGCTTTTCGGCAAGCCCTGCGATGGACTCCGCCTCAAAGAGCCGTCCTCTTTCCACACTGGTGCGAATGGCGGCACCGGTAGCTGTCAATTTATGGAAAATCTCCCGGTTAAGGATCGAATAGCTCGGTTTGCCGCCGGAGTTGATTTGGGCACTTGAAACCACATCTCGCCGGTCCAGTTCATTGACAAAACGTTTGCCCAGGGTGTTGACGTAAAACAAGCCATAGCCCGTGCCCGAATAGGCATGCAGAGCAAAGGAATCAATACCGCTGTTTTTGGGATTGGCGCAGGGGTAGAGCTGAATAAAGTCAAGGCGCAGGACATCGGCCCATACTGCCCTGGCGTACTGGATGATTTCACCTGTCGCACCCCGGATGTTGGTACATCCGTATTCCGGCACCAGAGAAGGATTGGCGGCCATGCGCATGTTTACGTCACCACTAAATCCGCCTGAGGCAAGCACGAGGGCCTTTTTCACTTTGATATTCCATGGAGTTCCATCAGTGGTAATTTGTACTCCCAACACAGGGCCTTCTCTTTTTGTGCGCCATATGCCTGAGACCGGTGTGTTTGTACGCAGCTTGGCTCCTCTGGCTAAGGCCAGTTTTTTCAACGGATCCGTTAATCCACGTCCCGAACCTTTGGGCAAATGGGTTCTCGCGGCTGAATGACCACCGATGCGGGGCAGAGTCTCCTGAAACTCGGCGCCGGCGTCGATTAACCAGTTCAGCCCTTCCGGGGCGCCATAAACCATTTTTTCCACCAATTCAGGCAAACCGCAAAAGTCACCGCCCTTAAGAGTGTCTTCCAGATGCAATTGAAAGGAGTCTTCTCCCAATCCGAGATGTTGCCGCAGGTGCAAATTGCTGTCAGAGGCGCAATAGCCGCCGCCGGAGATGATGGAATTGCCTCCGTAGCGACTCAGCTTTTCAAGGATGACGGTCTGTGCCCCAAGCCCGGCAGCTTCGGCCGCGGCGGATAATCCCGCAAATCCGGACCCCACAACGACAACCTCAATTTCTTCGTCCCATTTATCAGGTGTGGAATGCATGTTCGCCTCAAAGTTTTGATTTAATAAAGTCTACAACGGACTTTCCATCAATCCCGTTTGGCCTAAAGGAAGATCAATTGCAGCCGCGACAGGAAAACGGCCTCTTGAATACGCAATTACTGTCATACCTATATCGGCTATTCCCTGGACGACTCCGTCATATGTTTGCGGTGCCTTGGTAAGCGTGCCAGCAGGAAAATAGTTAATACTTATTTCTCCGTTTGTCCTTTTTTCGACTTCCTTACACCAGCTTTCTGCCAGTTTACTTTGAATATGGGTTGGAGGAAAAAAATTTGAATAATTTAATTGAATTTTAGCAGTGGCGTTAAAAACCCAAGCGATACTCAAAAATCCGATACAAATTGTCAAAATCATGAAACGTTTCATTTTCATTGTCTCCCCCAAATGGTTAAAAATTATTCTGATAAACCAAGGTCACTACTAAGAATTTGGATAACATCCTCTGCCATAACCGTATTCGGAAATACTCTGTTAAAGCCGATATCTTCAAAGCGTTTTTCAATTTCTGGCCAATTTTTTTCCAGTTCAAGAGGTGCTGCCACAGTGCCCCCGGCGTAGAGGATAATGTCACTAAGACCTGCCTCTATACATTTGTCCCTTAATCCTTCACAGTCGATAATGCCCATACCGTACATGGAAGAGACGAGAATCGCTTTCGCATTTGTTTCAACTGCAGCATCAATAAATTCCTGCTGGGGAACCACAGCACCTAAAAAGGTTACACCGAAACCTGCTTCTTGAAATGCCTTTGTAAGTACCCATGCACCGATCATGTGTGCATCGGCACCAATAGTTCCAATTACGATGTTTGTTTTATCCATTCAATCTCTCCTTGTTTGATTTTGATATTCATTTTTAACAATTTTTAGCTGCAATTGCCCCGCGCTTTGAGGGTATCCAACATCAACCTGATATCTTCGACATTTTCTATTGACATAATATTTTTAAATAACAGTTCGGCCTGGTTCGGATGAAGGGGTATCTGGGCATAGTCCATGCATTGGGAAAAATGCGAAATATGGTCATTATCTGTTAACGGATTGCCGGGAAATCCAGGTGCGACATCAAGTTGAGATGTATATTTTTTGCCATCAATGGTTAAAACCGAGAAATCCACGGCGGTATGGCTCCGAAAATTAAGATCCGGGTCAGACTTGATTTTAATCTTTTCTATTATTGGTTGCAATTCAGGGGAACGGACTGATTCTTCACTGAAATGAGACAGGTTTGATGATCTTCTGACTATGGCATTGGCAGCACAAAATTGAACACTGAACTGCGCATTGACCCTTACATTTCTTCCCATTTCAAACTCATGACCTACAAGCCGGTATGCATATGGGGGCAATATCACCTCAACCGATTCAATATGGTCCGGCTCAAGGTTATGTTCGGTAACCAGGTTTAGGGCAAGCTCGGTGATGCCCTGGGTAAGTCCGCAGCTGGGATATTTTTTAAATACCGTATTTTCAAGCAAATACCTTTCACCAAGCTTTTCTGTCAGATCTGTCGAGTTGATTACGTCCTTTGCAAACAGATGGAGATACCCGTAAATACCATCTATATAATTGGCTGGCCCTGTGAATCCTAGTTTTGCCAAAACTGCACATTCTAATCCGGCAGCCGCAACCCAACCCTGGATCAAACGAACCGCCAACGATCCGTCCACATTGCTTTGGAAACTCCCGCCGCACCTGTTGAAGGCTAAAGCCAGTGAGTTTGTTATTTGCTCTTGGGTTAATCCAAGTATACGGGCTGCAACGGCTGTTGAAGCAAAAACCCCGGCAACACCGGTAGGATCGAAACCATCATAGGTTTGTTCCGTGAGATTAAAACGAGCACCTATCTCAGCTCCGACAACAACCGCGGTAATGAAAGCCTTACCGGAGCAGCCGCCCATTATTTCGGCAGCTGCTAGTGCGGAAGGAATCAAGGATGAGCCCATATGGAGTCCGGGCGCCATTGCATCACAAAAATCAAGCGCCCGACACATGAAACCATTAAGCATTGCAACACCCGGCGCAGGCAGTTTGTCTCCATATACCATCACGGTGGCTTCCGGTTTGCCGCCTTGCTCTTTAAGCATTTCATACAGCGGTCGGCAGCCATCTTCCCCGGCACCTGCGACGGCAGTCCCGGATACAGCTAAAATGATCTGTCTGGCAACGTTTAGCGCACTTTCCGGAATCTGATCATGTGAAAGTGTCTCGACAAATTCTGAAATCAGATTTTCTGCTGAATGATTATCAGTAATTTTTTTTTCAGTCATAATAAATTCCTATTCATTTCAGGATGCTACAGATGCAAGCTTGCCTTTATGGATATTAAGACAGGCCGGCACCATAGATCTTTTCGCAATTCTAAGGGCTTTGTCTGGGAAGTCCTCTGCCAGCAGGCCAATACCGTAAAGCAGGTAATCTCTGTCAATGTAGGCGGTAGGAGAGATCGGTTTCAGACTCCAGGGCTTCTGCGGATCAAAAAGTGCTGAGCACAGGACTTCTTCCGGAGCTCGCCCGTATTTAAAAATACCTCCTGTGCCTATGATATTATTTACTTGTGTGAGATCTTTACCCTTTTGGACCTTGATTTCTCCTGCAAGGGAAAATTCCTGGCGTAAAGTACCGACATGCCTTTCTACAGCAAACGCTACAGCGGATTCTGCCAAAACACGATCCAGGCAGAAGTCAAAATCTGTGTTCGGGACATGACCTACATTATTAGACAGTCCCTGGGCTAAATCGGTAAGTTCAGATGTGTTAAGATTAACATCTGCAGCCATTGCCTGGAGTTGGGACAGACATACCTGACTCCCTACAAACTCCAGGATTGACGGCGCATTGTATCGGATACCCAGATCGCCTTCAACCGTTCTTTTAATCCTTGCTTCCGGAAGCCCTCTTAAAATGATATTTGAATTACTGGGCTGGCCTTCAGCCACCGAATGAATATTAATTGTTGCACCGCCAACTTCAACAACCAGCAATGATCCGATACCAGATTCATTTTCTGTGCCATCAGCAAGCAATGTAGCTGCCTGTAACGTCGCACTAGGCGTTGGCATAACAATATCACCAATGTAATTTTGGGCTTTGTTCAGGCCTTTTGCCTCTGTGATCTGTTTGATGAACAAGTTCCGTATCAAAGCTTGGGCCGGTTCAATGTCTAAACGGTCCACTTCCGGAAGGACGTTGTGTGTAATCTGGGCATTTTTCCCACCCTCATCCAGGATAATCTTTACCTTCTGGACCACTGATCTGTTGCCTGCAACTAGAAAATGGGCTTGAATATTTGATTCTGCCAAAAGCTCTGCATTATGCAGGATTACTTTCCTATCCCCCCCATCGGTTCCTCCGGTTAATAGAATGATATCAGGCGAATTATCTTCAATCTTCTGGAGCTGGAGTTCATCCAGCTCGTATCCGGAAGACCATATCACTTTCGCACCTGCACCCAGTGCGGCACGTCTGGCTGCCTCGAGTGTCAAGGCAGGAACGAGACCAATAGCAGCCATTCTTAGACCTCCGGCAGCACTGCTGCAGGCATATTTGTTTGTTATATCGGATTCTTTGAGATCATTTTCGGTAAAAAGCTTTTTTAAAGCTAAATTAAGTCCTATTGTAATATCCTTTTCAACTGTCGTGACAGCCTGGGCCCTGCCCAGAATCTCCTCATCATCAATATCAACAGCCAGGACCTTCGTATGTGTACTGCCAAAATCTATTAATATCGCGATACCCATATCCCCTCACCTTATTTTTTTAAAATGGATGCAAGCTGAAGATCTTTGACCGCCAGAGCCAAACCTGCTTTGCAGCCCTCTTTTTTCTCCCGCTCCGCAATTTTTTCTCTGTGGTATTCTTTTATTTCCTCCGGCAGAGGTATATCTCCTGTTTCAAGATACCGGACTGCATTTTGTGCATCCCGCATCACCATGACATTGCCGTGGTTGTGACGCCAGGGCGTTAGCATGGTATCAATCCAGCCGGCATCAACCCCGATACACATACCCACCGCCATGTCTCCGTCTCCTGCTTCCAGGCATTTTTCCATAAGGGTTCTTACCTCCAGTTCAATCATTTTTTCTTCAAGGGCAAATGCTTCGCTGCTTTTCAGCCGTTGTGTCCCCATCACGGTAAGCATATGCTGAGCTAATCTCACTGATCTTGCCATACCCTCTTTTGTGGGTGTGGCAAACGCTTCGTCCTGACATTTGAGGACAACACCTGTGAATCCTCCTAAAATCGGAATAACAGCATTCCAGGCAATCATGGCATTTGCTTCATCTTCACGTGGCGGCCAGGCGCCTAAAAACGGAAATGCCCCAGTAAAAAATTTAACATCATGGTAGCCGAACCTATCGCAATATTCGTAACAGAGCCTTTCCGTCACTCTGACCATGGCAATGTCCTGTAAAAGATTCATGTTCAGTCCATGGGTAATAAACTGATAATTAACACCTTGTTCTGCTGCCAGCAGTGCTTCTGATACACATACAAATGAACGGAATCCGGCGGAATCGTATCCGGTCAGGTGGGATGCATTCCAAGGGCAGACCGGGACTCCGTTTTCGGTGTAGATTCCGGCTAGTCTGGCTTCGTACTGGTTAATCCGGATCATTTCTTCCAAAGGGATCTCCTTACAGTGAGCAATCACTTCCTGGAGAGTGCGCACACTTGCCCCGTTCCATCCAGCGGCAAGAACAATTTCAGATGCCAACCGACCGTCTTCATCTGTGGAGTTAAAGTGAAGCGGATGCTTATTCCCTTTGATGATCCGCCGAGCCTCCTCCACACCAAAATTGACAACGGGCCATCCGTTGAGCATGGACATTCTTTCTTTTTTACTGCGTTCTATTCCTGAAGCAGCCCTCTTATAGTCATTTTTTCTTGTGTAAGAATCTGAATAAATGCACCAGGCACCTCGTTGAGCGGAATTAAATTCCTTTTCCACAAATTG
Above is a window of Desulfotignum balticum DSM 7044 DNA encoding:
- a CDS encoding 3-hydroxyacyl-CoA dehydrogenase/enoyl-CoA hydratase family protein; this encodes MSQISKIGVIGAGHMGSGIAQKIAQEGMQVVLVDIKQTAVDNGIAGIRGLLEGGVKRGLFTPEKVEKILSRITGTTDMADVADADIVIEAVFEDKAVKTTLFKNLDAVCKDATIFATNTSSFFVHEFANQTRRPDRFIGLHYFFHPAKNKLLEIIPHDTTSQQTLDAAKTFAALHGKVAIQVKDSPGFAVNRFFVPSSNEAARMLGEGMGNVATIEEASKRAFGMGMGSFEILNITGIPLAVHASQSLGSELGLFYGTPDRLTEQMEKNEDWDLTDGPVEEDRIDAIVDRFYSVCLGAAASLVDEGVATMEDVNLGAKIGLRWRQGPFEIMNRIGIDKTCRVVEDAVKRYPGFKMPQILVDQKKKGQPFDFKLVDLEKRSDIAWITIRRPDAMNALNEAVFQQLAQAFDTAENDSDVEAIVFQGAGKTFVAGADIQFFVDRIKAGRIDHIETFTKKGHDLLWKIENSTKKTIVLLDGLSLGGGSEMALACQYIVATPAGSMGLPETGIGIVPGLGGMLRMARRVGPALARYFVFTGQTLSAQDAFDLGIVHCIVDPGEIETAIRKITDMTDNTDKYAPKKIPDRFAPLADLFADTQLDGWDHAPARVKKMLDRKSPKALAMANKIMTAQEGLSMDAAVACELDCLKDLFSTADAFEGLSAAASHRKPTFTGK
- a CDS encoding thiolase family protein; the protein is MYTKSYIPYKGYYSTPFCKWQGSLANENAITLGAAMSRQFFEQKDLDANDLDYCIFGNTIGQHRQFYASPWSAALLGAQALPAIAISQACTTGATCINQAAMGIETGLFELPYVLTVDRTSNGPHTIWPNPKGPGGEVISENWNMDNFNADPNTGKKMVETAENVAKENGFTKEVCDDLVVRRYEQYQAGQADNRAFQRRYMQPVEIAISKKKTIMVEEDEGIIPSTKEGLARLKPTIPGGVLSFGAQTHPADGNAGVIVTTKEKARQLSADDKVTIQVIAYGFSRERRGFMPAAPVPATRMALKNAGLAIKDIRVIKTHNPFIVNDLYFAKQMEIDPFGFNNFGSSLIFGHPQGPTATRLIIEGIEETVMAGGGYFLWTGCAAGDCGAALILKIS
- a CDS encoding acyl-CoA dehydrogenase, whose amino-acid sequence is MAQIIADRRDVDFVLHEQFDVSRLSTHKTYAEFNKKVMDMIVSEARTLAVKELLPVMKTGDTEGCRYETGRVKMPDAFKRAWYLLEKGGWFAPCQNPAWGGQGMPHSLNVMAQNYLFGANMALMMVAGLNHGAGEILERFGNDTQKRLYLEKLYTGQWGGTMALTEPESGSNLGDLQTRAVKNQDGTYSLTGTKIFISGGDQDITANIIHLVLARCENAPPGSKGISLFVVPKIHVNDDGSLGAPNDIACTGIEEKMGLHGSPTCTLALGSSGLCTGTLVGEENKGLAMMFVMMNMARLMVGAQGLACASSAYLHALEYAKTRIQGPLPAGGDKTSVAIINHPDVRRMLLTMKSYTEGMRSLLCYIGLLEDEKQICDNDTEKQGYQDLIDILIPVGKGYVTDRAVDVCNLAIQVFGGYGYTCEYPVEQIFRDVRITTIYEGTNGIQAMDLAARKLGMKNKRLFDALLAQIRTTIARARKIPDLADLAETLDQAVVTLSDTADTLLAALQDDRALTGFAFAGTFLEVTGDLVMAWMLLWRAAAAKEKTAAGASAKNTDFYDGQMYSARFFMACQVPVTLGKMASIRAMCPAAVQIRNTSFSGK
- a CDS encoding MmgE/PrpD family protein, producing MTEKKITDNHSAENLISEFVETLSHDQIPESALNVARQIILAVSGTAVAGAGEDGCRPLYEMLKEQGGKPEATVMVYGDKLPAPGVAMLNGFMCRALDFCDAMAPGLHMGSSLIPSALAAAEIMGGCSGKAFITAVVVGAEIGARFNLTEQTYDGFDPTGVAGVFASTAVAARILGLTQEQITNSLALAFNRCGGSFQSNVDGSLAVRLIQGWVAAAGLECAVLAKLGFTGPANYIDGIYGYLHLFAKDVINSTDLTEKLGERYLLENTVFKKYPSCGLTQGITELALNLVTEHNLEPDHIESVEVILPPYAYRLVGHEFEMGRNVRVNAQFSVQFCAANAIVRRSSNLSHFSEESVRSPELQPIIEKIKIKSDPDLNFRSHTAVDFSVLTIDGKKYTSQLDVAPGFPGNPLTDNDHISHFSQCMDYAQIPLHPNQAELLFKNIMSIENVEDIRLMLDTLKARGNCS
- the glmS gene encoding methylaspartate mutase subunit S, with translation MDKTNIVIGTIGADAHMIGAWVLTKAFQEAGFGVTFLGAVVPQQEFIDAAVETNAKAILVSSMYGMGIIDCEGLRDKCIEAGLSDIILYAGGTVAAPLELEKNWPEIEKRFEDIGFNRVFPNTVMAEDVIQILSSDLGLSE
- a CDS encoding cob(I)yrinic acid a,c-diamide adenosyltransferase — protein: MKGYVQVYTGDGKGKTTASLGLALRAAGAGLKVFIVQFLKKGDYSEINALSKFNNVTVVQYGSGIFLRGKPSEKDMADAMAGFKKLCEVFEKNEHDVVIADEANVAVMCGVLDEKKLLSLIDLKPENIELIITGRGATEILIQKADLVTEMKEVKHYYYQGVSARIGLEK
- a CDS encoding DUF169 domain-containing protein, whose translation is MLSISDINQMGKEIETWLRMRVHPIAFKLIKEENELPKDTVIPSRDIGKRLNLCQAFSLVQRGGVTIGMFLSDHWCFEPVIGLGFADRIPKFLSGYHRYPDSVRDIEAAENWCHNMPYLEQERQTGLLMAPIHKATFMPDVVIMHINGMMASQMMIVKNWMDGGDITCQLSGHAGCVYAIVPPLQKQSCHIAIPCRGDRQVGMAQDDEIFFSFVPKMLPDFIAGIEVLEQNGWGIPMHHFIKEEVQMRDKYVDMSRLLGMVVPTD
- a CDS encoding flavocytochrome c; this translates as MHSTPDKWDEEIEVVVVGSGFAGLSAAAEAAGLGAQTVILEKLSRYGGNSIISGGGYCASDSNLHLRQHLGLGEDSFQLHLEDTLKGGDFCGLPELVEKMVYGAPEGLNWLIDAGAEFQETLPRIGGHSAARTHLPKGSGRGLTDPLKKLALARGAKLRTNTPVSGIWRTKREGPVLGVQITTDGTPWNIKVKKALVLASGGFSGDVNMRMAANPSLVPEYGCTNIRGATGEIIQYARAVWADVLRLDFIQLYPCANPKNSGIDSFALHAYSGTGYGLFYVNTLGKRFVNELDRRDVVSSAQINSGGKPSYSILNREIFHKLTATGAAIRTSVERGRLFEAESIAGLAEKLGGMPAMALKETVDKHNDFIKSGADTDFKKPITPAMVPLDQGPYYAFAQWPAIHHCMGGLRIDTQAQVIDICGKPIPKLYAAGEVCGGIHGANRLGGNAIPDCIVFGRIAGINAAQATS